A DNA window from Choristoneura fumiferana chromosome 2, NRCan_CFum_1, whole genome shotgun sequence contains the following coding sequences:
- the LOC141445664 gene encoding uncharacterized protein isoform X8: protein MRASVWCALALTLLAATGALRPTQAERTARISRRPPLTASTEERPATVEDASTPRTRGSRRREEPVRHVARSRTRTRPAEVDTNEPEAKSANGNNERFDSRRSYSRTRNRTVADLDSPKANVIRSRTRFSRPAPTPSTITTQVPEVSSPIIDERKIEVINSTLDEISKMVFKEESGAPVPKAPAEFPRRNSAARKRGRVTARANERSDLASSGTTNSISISEKGPTTDKMIDLRNSRKLRYKQRLSETDTNLTGLGITSSNQVIQSSQKGSSPSQETLPSAPSAAIVENLQQSTESNLLKTTTLKVMRIVRRPVQRGKGNFKPSPSEILPKKRSDEVSEDDNYPEPFKALLQAKNASTQASSPASESLSVKASQKVYKTYTPTQQSTFTSPGRNKYTRLRSKLNADEESKKEDKPEESTAAPRVSSTRQPEHKYRSSYTTRNRKFSTQSTSTTAANTIDQNTEKPVHKFNRKLKLTTESPVNEPKVNIKRMETNNLLKRTLNRTPYSRRNVSKSDVAPPTNDSNLNIGSALESIAKHKASLPRTSYYSRQRNSKISAPSTEEPFKESNSVADSADRKNEDNADMPLIFTLLKPTDTPQNDTVENENQTDKALNTFVIAVTSKESQETSTENEMTSNAVDDSGAKPIVDIYPTPKYHATYTVPQSTIGEERKIENPVSTLPINNIQTRKFGRAKTNLRSQSNEVPNDLPTRDRGSGKFTDAYSKPTEASTNGIIPDMEKNTNKHRFSSKYRAAYLEKPIYRATVPTVTPSTIEGEDFQIGPDMNAISFTQTRSPAELLKLSESLVKPSHVMKVEASQHSQSVTVSIFDALAEILTSTPRNRLSSTTEVNKKQNINTDLIQALNGVSNNINVNSRVLPSQDTLSLNVNLNTNTNVQNTDLTPNVNNPLVAAGAPPTLTTPQASPTPPPTTPVSARRPFAFKVLYSEPTDKLTTAPEPTSNQPTTDNPTMVYNTVSDLLLSNNNVVSSELTSMLSSNINNILRNMDNRTKSRLSADMAKILKSVIPRAIDGLDDNADSIPNTTPYSLDEIKDTENVNFDVNFNTNNSVSLNLSQDKFLASNVNITLGAVNATVAQSDSPTPVNISSLSQESQTTLANLDKMNLSTEATILQSTNAKLATSFDTIDNDSIVVDSDINNGIIPNNPIVPIPFFTNSQINDFVDTDTGNANNMSDLKIQPITFSTVPATTSRIDDDSNIQEINDVTPLQLWILSKKAKVLKMIEDLLREHNDELANATALTQMFGQTNNSPISARLTEIMSTMNTTTGTTDTTNDSILSTTPFLPSPFSDPSSNNSSDILNTSGTSSEVSVTSTESLPTVSTRLTEISTSTFSTSSNAESATDPLSTTEAAVELSNRSLDESTEPTTAGVTSTQSTETVTTTDIATTTQADEEVSTQNNMETTTEISSSALNLKDSSSGVTVANKPPAEQSTASHVLSLRTTTMLPSVDEILLNSLSSAAKEEMVISSRTSSTRQPTILTLDIDPETKQIRTEKPGEGNDNAVFKFIPIDEVTVRSQNSNVLKLASSKSPTTTEASQTIGVTEPITESNTQTPQIPTLIPTDDDPTTTVQAPAGTTIDTSSESITMTSMLTTASTEAISTPVTVTETPTTLVTTTMAPTTTTPTTTTITPTTTTTTPLPVTTTTEATTSTTPAATTTVTTTTEAATTTTTTTTAAPTSIAETETIPTSTVAATATVAITKEEAKRYQDDAALLQAFLNGTERIPKKLNSNSLDQSTGTPSINTKTTLAMTTVQNDEDKFLQELLSIAGKNPHALTIPNIGGNIKLNNRVQTTTVRSIEDDIRQFEEDTKLLKALLQATGQNPANFNIPSLDIKTTTVPSTTETATTPKPQTTTPSVQPDAKQLQLQENAKLLQVLLQATGQSNSNLPIPVISGITSNVRIASNPYTTSLGSNPTTPINVRPVYTTLNTSPVPIPTTISTSTITVPTTFQTRNTESTTIRISTTFPPFNQRRRQSTTTAVPSESTTVLTARRVPASQFTVTTEIPTSSTFSVEEDLAFLNNLKSVLNTNTNTADPEAALANRIIALAVEKSLSEIKSGKSTERTGKNIIPTTTPRTTTTTTTTTTTTTPRPTTNVPSTPSIEDDIRQFQEDTKLLQALLKATGQDPSKLNLPTLPNVNSNVSPKLPPNVNNDLNLLSNLLASPSPLNEPFDSLTQRPKVTTTRPFGAKIAVKDDLKNTQDDEKLLQTLIQLQGAQETTTLRSKIAITGQSSDEALKKLIQQAKPTGMVQEATKMPIAISTEYGKSNDALLAALLKEQGFGPTTASSLDEQLRLAALLNQVVVTPKARRTTTPPPPPAPRRPILDGLAWLWQTWRETGSGTGAKRPNRRPDPAPTASVSASQATSNRVNWFGSGPFVGNADTQPTSNRIPLEPPRAVTSEQTPGRGQLVSAAINVTRAFSQFLGAAIQGAAQTVQNVIRAGQRAATDVYTNGSGASG from the exons GCTGAAAGGACGGCGCGGATAAGTAGAAGACCGCCATTAACTGCGTCAACAGAAGAAAGACCTGCCACAGTAGAGGATGCATCGACCCCTAGAACAAGGGGATCAAGGAGAAGAGAAGAGCCCGTACGGCATGTGGCACGGTCCAGGACGAGAACCAGGCCTGCAGAAGTAGATACCAATGAACCTGAAGCTAAATCAGCGAATGGGAACAACGAACGATTCGATTCACGAAGGTCGTACAGTCGAACCCGTAACAGGACTGTGGCTGATCTAGATAGCCCTAAAGCTAATGTGATAAGAAGCAGGACGCGGTTCAGCAGACCAGCACCAACACCGTCCACGATAACAACTCAAGTACCAGAGGTCAGTTCTCCGATAATTGATGAAAGAAAAATTGAAGTCATCAACTCAACATTAGATGAAATCTCAAAAATGGTTTTCAAAGAAGAATCGGGTGCACCAGTTCCTAAAGCTCCCGCAGAATTTCCACGCAGAAACTCCGCTGCAAGAAAACGTGGACGCGTTACTGCAAGAGCAAACGAAAGATCAGATCTCGCTAGCTCAGGAACAACTAATTCCATTTCTATTTCTGAAAAAGGTCCAACAACAGATAAAATGATAGATTTAAGAAATTCTCGAAAACTAAGGTACAAACAGCGTTTATCTGAAACTGATACAAATTTAACGGGTCTTGGGATCACATCTTCCAACCAAGTCATACAATCTAGTCAAAAAGGAAGCTCTCCTAGTCAAGAGACTCTTCCATCTGCTCCATCTGCGGCCATCGTGGAAAATCTCCAACAAAGTACTGAATCTAATCTATTGAAAACTACAACTTTGAAAGTTATGAGGATAGTTAGACGTCCCGTACAGAGAGGAAAGGGAAATTTTAAACCATCTCCATCTGAAATTCTTCCAAAAAAACGCTCGGACGAAGTAAGCGAAGATGATAACTATCCTGAACCTTTCAAAGCCTTATTGCAAGCTAAAAATGCTTCG ACACAAGCTAGCTCTCCAGCCAGTGAGAGTTTGTCAGTGAAAGCATCCCAAAAAGTTTACAAAACTTACACACCAACACAACAGTCAACATTTACTAGCCCTGGTAGAAACAAGTACACGCGG CTGCGCTCAAAATTAAACGCAGATGAAGAATCAAAGAAAGAAGACAAACCTGAGGAGAGTACAGCAGCTCCGAGGGTATCTTCCACTAGGCAACCAGAGCACAAGTACCGGTCATCATATACAACAAGAAACCGAAAATTTAGTACACAATCTACGTCCACAACAGCTGCTAATACAATTGATCAGAACACTGAGAAACCAGTTCACAAATTTAATAGAAAACTAAAGTTGACTACAGAATCCCCTGTAAATGAACCTAAAGTAAACATTAAACGTATGGAAACTAATAATTTGTTGAAAAGGACTTTGAACAGAACTCCTTATTCGAGAAGAAATGTAAGTAAAAGTGACGTAGCGCCTCCAACTAATGACAGTAATCTCAACATCGGAAGTGCGCTTGAAAGTATTGCTAAACATAAAGCTTCATTGCCTAGAACATCATATTACTCTCGGCAAAGAAATAGTAAAATAAGTGCACCTTCAACTGAGGAACCTTTCAAAGAAAGCAATAGTGTCGCTGACTCGGCAGATAGAAAAAATGAAGACAACGCAGATATGcctttaatatttacattattgaAACCTACTGATACTCCACAAAATGATACCGTAGAAAATGAAAATCAAACAGATAAAGCGCTTAACACGTTTGTCATAGCTGTTACTAGTAAAGAGTCTCAAGAAACTAGTACTGAAAATGAAATGACGTCTAATGCAGTCGACGACAGCGGAGCAAAACCTATTGTTGACATTTACCCTACACCTAAATATCACGCTACTTACACCGTGCCTCAATCAACAATTGGGGAAGAAAGGAAAATTGAAAATCCGGTTTCTACGTTaccaataaataatatacaaactAGAAAGTTTGGAAGAGCAAAAACAAATCTTAGAAGTCAGAGCAATGAAGTTCCAAATGATTTGCCAACGAGAGACAGAGGTTCCGGAAAATTTACTGATGCTTACTCAAAACCTACAGAAGCTTCTACTAACGGG ATAATTCCAGatatggaaaaaaatacaaacaaacatagattTAGCTCTAAATATCGAGCTGCATATTTAGAAAAACCAATTTACAGAGCAACTGTACCAACAGTAACGCCATCAACT ATAGAGGGAGAAGACTTTCAAATAGGGCCAGACATGAATGCTATATCGTTTACTCAGACACGAAGTCCGGctgaattattaaaattgtcaGAGAGTCTGGTCAAACCATCACACGTCATGAAAGTTGAGGCATCACAACACTCGCAGTCAGTTACTGTATCAATATTTGATGCTTTAGCTGAAATTCTTACTTCCACACCTAGAAACAGATTATCATCAACAACAgaagtaaacaaaaaacaaaacattaatacTGATCTAATACAAGCACTCAACGGCGTGAGTAACAACATTAATGTAAATAGCAGAGTTTTGCCAAGCCAAGACACGTTGTCGTTGAATGTTAATTTAAACACAAATACTAATGTACAAAACACTGATCTGACACCAAATGTGAATAACCCGTTGGTTGCGGCTGGCGCTCCGCCGACGCTGACGACGCCTCAGGCATCACCCACACCCCCTCCTACTACTCCCGTCTCTGCAAGGAGACCTTTTGCCTTTAAAGTCTTGTATTCAGAGCCAACAGACAAACTTACGACTGCACCCGAACCCACATCAAACCAGCCAACGACTGACAACCCAACAATGGTATATAACACTGTTTCTGATCTTTTGTTGTCCAATAACAATGTAGTGTCATCTGAACTAACCAGCATGTTGTCAAGTAATATTAACAATATACTACGGAATATGGACAATAGGACTAAATCTAGGTTGTCTGCAGACATggctaaaatattaaaatctgtGATCCCTAGAGCTATTGACGGTTTAGATGATAATGCCGATTCCATACCAAATACCACACCATATAGCTTGGATGAGATTAAAGACACAGAAAATGTAAACTTTGATGTAAATTTCAACACAAATAACTCTGTGTCTTTAAATCTCTCTCAAGATAAGTTCCTTGCTAGCAATGTAAATATCACACTGGGTGCTGTAAATGCAACAGTTGCACAGTCTGATTCCCCAACACCcgtaaatatttcaagtttgTCACAAGAAAGTCAAACGACATTAGCTAATTTGGATAAAATGAATTTGTCAACTGAAGCAACAATTTTACAGTCTACTAATGCCAAATTAGCTACGTCGTTTGATACTATTGATAACGATAGCATTGTTGTAGATAGCGATATTAACAATGGAATCATACCCAATAACCCAATTGTTCCAATCCCATTTTTCACAAACTcccaaataaatgattttgttgACACGGATACAGGTAACGCAAACAACATGTCCGACTTGAAAATTCAACCTATAACTTTTAGTACAGTACCCGCGACAACATCTCGAATTGACGATGATTCCAACATTCAGGAAATCAATGACGTTACACCTCTTCAACTATGGATATTGTCGAAAAAAGCTAAGGTTTTAAAAATGATCGAAGACTTATTACGTGAGCACAATGATGAACTGGCTAATGCGACTGCACTGACTCAGATGTTTGGACAAACAAATAACTCTCCAATATCGGCACGACTGACTGAAATTATGAGTACTATGAACACGACGACTGGTACTACTGACACAACGAACGATTCTATTCTATCAACTACACCTTTTCTTCCTTCACCTTTTTCTGATCCATCCTCAAACAATTCTTCTGATATCCTCAATACAAGTGGTACGTCGTCAGAAGTATCTGTTACTAGTACTGAATCGCTCCCAACAGTATCAACTCGTTTGACCGAGATAAGTACGAGTACATTTTCTACATCAAGCAATGCAGAGAGTGCTACGGACCCATTATCAACAACAGAAGCAGCTGTTGAATTGTCTAATAGGTCATTAGACGAGTCTACAGAGCCAACAACTGCTGGAGTGACAAGTACTCAAAGCACTGAAACAGTAACAACTACAGATATTGCAACCACAACACAAGCAGACGAAGAAGTATCTACTCAAAATAACATGGAAACGACCACTGAG ATATCGTCATCGGCACTTAACTTAAAAGATAGCAGTAGCGGTGTAACTGTGGCAAATAAGCCGCCTGCTGAGCAAAGCACAGCCTCGCATGTTTTAAGTTTACGCACAACTACAATGCTACCCTCTGTCGATGAGATACTGCTTAATAGTTTATCTTCAGCTGCTAAAGAGGAGATGGTTATATCGTCCAGGACGAGCTCAACTCGTCAGCCAACAATATTAACACTGGATATTGATCCGGAG ACAAAGCAAATTCGCACTGAAAAACCTGGTGAAGGAAACGACAACGCAGTTTTCAAATTTATACCAATTGACGAAGTGACTGTTCGATCTCAAAACTCGAATGTATTAAAATTAGCTTCCAGCAAATCACCTACAACAACTGAAGCAAGTCAAACTATAGGTGTAACGGAACCAATTACCGAATCTAATACACAAACACCACAAATTCCAACATTGATACCGACTGATGATGATCCGACAACCACTGTTCAAGCACCTGCAGGAACAACCATAGATACCAGCTCAGAATCCATAACAATGACAAGCATGCTGACAACAGCCTCTACTGAAGCTATTTCTACTCCAGTAACTGTCACTGAAACGCCGACCACCTTGGTAACTACTACTATGGCTCCGACTACTACAACTCCAACAACAACTACTATAActccaacaacaacaactacaaCTCCACTTCCAGTGACAACTACTACCGAAGCAACAACATCTACTACGCCAGCTGCAACGACTACTGTAACTACTACTACAGAAGCAGCAACAACCACTACCACTACGACTACAGCAGCACCAACAAGTATAGCTGAAACTGAAACCATACCGACCTCAACAGTTGCCGCTACTGCTACCGTTGCAATAACTAAAGAAGAGGCTAAGAGATATCAAGACGATGCTGCTTTACTACAAGCATTCTTAAATGGGACAGAACGTATACCTAAGAAATTAAATTCTAACAGTTTAGATCAAAGCACTGGAACTCCTTCAATTAATACAAAGACCACTCTTGCAATGACAACAGTACAAAATGATGAAGACAAATTCTTGCAAGAGCTCCTGTCTATTGCTGGAAAAAATCCTCATGCTTTGACAATACCAAACATTGGAggcaacataaaattaaataacagagTTCAGACTACAACCGTTCGTTCAATAGAAGATGATATAAGGCAGTTTGAGGAAGACACTAAATTATTAAAAGCATTACTACAAGCCACGGGTCAAAATCCAGCCAATTTTAACATACCATCTTTAGACATTAAAACAACAACAGTGCCATCTACAACAGAAACTGCTACAACACCCAAACCACAGACAACAACACCATCCGTACAACCAGATGCAAAACAATTGCAACTCCAAGAGAATGCTAAACTTTTACAAGTGTTACTTCAGGCTACCGGTCAAAGCAACTCAAACCTTCCCATTCCTGTTATATCAGGAATAACATCAAACGTAAGAATAGCATCTAACCCTTACACTACATCGCTTGGGTCAAATCCAACTACTCCAATAAACGTACGGCCTGTATACACGACATTAAACACATCGCCCGTGCCTATACCAACAACGATTTCAACTAGTACTATCACTGTGCCTACTACGTTTCAGACCCGCAATACTGAGTCTACGACGATTAGGATATCTACTACATTCCCGCCTTTTAATCAGAGAAGAAGGCAATCAACCACAACAGCTGTACCCTCAGAGTCCACAACTGTACTAACTGCGCGAAGGGTGCCAGCATCTCAATTCACAGTTACAACCGAGATTCCTACGTCATCAACGTTCTCTGTTGAGGAGGACTTGGCTTTCCTGAACAACTTG AAATCGGTTCTCAATACTAATACAAATACTGCGGATCCTGAAGCAGCACTGGCAAACCGAATCATAGCTCTTGCAGTAGAGAAAAGTTTGAGTGAAATAAAATCGGGAAAATCTACTGAACGTAccggaaaaaatattattcccacGACCACTCCtagaacaacaacaacaacgacgacgacgacgacaaCGACAACACCTCGTCCAACAACAAATGTTCCAAGTACACCTTCAATTGAAGATGATATAAGACAATTTCAAGAAGATACTAAGCTACTACAGGCTTTATTAAAAGCCACAGGGCAAGATCCATCTAAGTTAAATTTACCAACTCTTCCAAACGTGAACTCTAACGTGAGTCCTAAACTACCACCAAACGTTAACAACGACTTAAATCTTCTATCAAACCTTCTCGCTTCACCTTCACCGCTTAATGAGCCTTTTGACTCTCTAACGCAAAGACCGAAAGTTACAACTACAAGGCCATTTGGTGCAAAGATTGCGGTTAAAGATGATCTGAAAAATACGCAAGACGATGAAAAGTTATTACAGACTTTGATACAGTTACAGGGCGCGCAAGAAACGACGACTTTAAGGAGTAAAATTGCTATAACTG gGCAATCATCAGACGAAGCATTAAAAAAGCTGATTCAGCAGGCAAAGCCGACAGGTATGGTGCAAGAAGCAACAAAAATGCCGATTGCCATCAGCACGGAGTATGGAAAGAGCAACGACGCGTTGCTGGCTGCTCTGCTAAAGGAACAAGGCTTTGGACCTACCACCGCCAGTTCTCTGGATGAGCAACTCCGCCTCGCC GCATTGCTCAATCAAGTGGTAGTGACGCCGAAAGCTAGACGAACGACgacgccgccaccgccgcctgCACCGAGAAGACCTATCTTGGACGGCCTAGCGTGGCTCTGGCAGACGTGGAGGGAAACGGGGTCAGGAACAGGAGCCAAAAGACCTAATAGAAGACCTGATCCCGCTCCTACGGCTTCGGTCTCTGCTTCCCAAGCAACGAGCAATAGAGTCAACTGGTTTGGCTCGGGCCCATTTGTAGGGAATGCAGACACACAGCCGACCTCAAACAGA